A part of Maridesulfovibrio hydrothermalis AM13 = DSM 14728 genomic DNA contains:
- the holA gene encoding DNA polymerase III subunit delta, with translation MSRPGYMFLICPDAELLHARINELLEQSGVTDYEKKVYWADEELPAKFWDDLTLQTLFGSSKVVILRRAHKLKAATWDTLDKTIASLSDASTFFICLESKWERKGPPVPAVLKRRKCWKYAEKQKWFWQSAGLDEKTISSFVNKWARANGITIEGPVLNALTKALPRDARAARLELDKLDLAAGTERKVIMDHLGIIAHAEEMDFFQFMNAMSQGGDPVEVWRRVLTNHSEKDSMIFMLTASLTREARALWMMLHGEDSAVRLPPFVKKQKKTLAQRIGPLRIARLFDIVMEAEIGIKTGQRKPEQALELLVASLTSLFAAPQQNRRRY, from the coding sequence ATGTCCAGACCGGGTTACATGTTTCTCATATGTCCTGATGCGGAGCTGCTTCATGCCCGCATCAACGAGCTGCTTGAGCAAAGCGGCGTCACTGACTATGAGAAGAAAGTATACTGGGCGGATGAAGAACTTCCTGCCAAATTCTGGGACGACCTGACCCTTCAGACACTCTTCGGTTCCAGCAAGGTTGTCATCCTGAGACGTGCTCATAAGCTGAAAGCGGCCACTTGGGACACACTTGATAAAACGATTGCATCGCTTTCCGATGCATCTACTTTCTTTATCTGCCTTGAAAGTAAATGGGAACGCAAAGGTCCACCTGTGCCGGCTGTGCTCAAACGACGCAAGTGCTGGAAATATGCTGAAAAACAAAAATGGTTTTGGCAGTCTGCCGGACTGGATGAAAAAACTATTTCCAGCTTTGTTAATAAATGGGCACGGGCTAACGGAATTACGATCGAAGGTCCGGTTCTGAATGCGCTGACCAAAGCACTGCCCAGAGATGCCAGAGCAGCCAGACTGGAACTTGATAAACTTGATCTAGCCGCGGGTACTGAGCGTAAAGTTATCATGGATCACCTTGGTATAATCGCTCACGCTGAAGAAATGGATTTTTTCCAGTTCATGAATGCCATGTCTCAAGGCGGCGACCCTGTTGAAGTCTGGCGCAGAGTACTGACCAATCATAGTGAAAAAGATTCCATGATCTTCATGCTGACCGCGTCCCTTACCCGTGAAGCGCGCGCCCTGTGGATGATGCTGCACGGTGAAGACTCGGCGGTCCGCCTTCCCCCTTTTGTTAAAAAGCAGAAAAAAACCCTTGCCCAGCGCATCGGTCCGCTGCGCATTGCCAGACTTTTCGACATTGTCATGGAAGCGGAAATCGGCATCAAAACAGGCCAGCGTAAACCAGAGCAAGCCCTTGAATTGCTGGTGGCCTCTCTGACCAGCCTTTTCGCCGCTCCGCAGCAAAACCGAAGACGCTATTAA
- the radC gene encoding RadC family protein: MKDKPHYHGHRQRLKERLCKDSSSMADYEVLELMLGQVLPRRDTKPIAKDLLAEFETLGGVFRAPEERLKQIKGIGPGVITFFTLMREFWTRIAEEPLNSKEPLSSPQAVHKAAMARIGNLPREEFWIALVNNGNKVIYWDRLTEGTVDKTAVYPREIVALALRHHASGVILTHNHPGGDPKPSPEDMCITMEIASLCQDMGLRLIDHVIVTVDNFYSFKEAGRL; the protein is encoded by the coding sequence ATGAAGGACAAACCTCATTATCACGGTCACCGCCAGCGTTTGAAAGAACGGCTCTGCAAAGATTCCAGCAGCATGGCGGATTATGAAGTCCTTGAGTTAATGCTTGGGCAGGTGCTTCCCCGCAGGGACACAAAACCGATTGCAAAAGATCTTCTTGCTGAATTTGAAACTCTGGGTGGGGTTTTCAGAGCGCCGGAAGAACGGCTTAAGCAAATCAAAGGAATCGGACCGGGAGTTATAACTTTTTTTACACTTATGCGTGAATTCTGGACCAGAATTGCTGAAGAACCGTTGAACAGCAAAGAACCGCTTTCCTCACCGCAGGCGGTACATAAAGCCGCAATGGCGAGAATCGGCAACCTGCCCAGAGAAGAATTCTGGATCGCACTGGTCAACAACGGTAATAAAGTGATATACTGGGACAGGCTTACAGAAGGCACTGTCGATAAAACAGCTGTCTATCCCCGCGAAATTGTGGCACTGGCACTGCGCCACCACGCCAGCGGTGTAATCCTGACTCACAATCACCCGGGCGGTGACCCCAAACCGTCTCCTGAGGACATGTGCATAACAATGGAAATCGCTTCTCTGTGTCAGGATATGGGTCTCCGGCTGATTGATCATGTCATTGTAACAGTGGATAATTTTTACAGTTTCAAAGAAGCAGGACGATTGTAA
- a CDS encoding acylphosphatase: MIRSYHCVVTGKVQGVFFRAWVSDQAAALKLGGWTRNLDEGKVEVLMQGDETNIAEMRTRLLVGPPLSQVKDLKCEWIDYDTEHKAFEIR; encoded by the coding sequence ATGATTAGAAGCTATCACTGTGTTGTTACCGGTAAAGTTCAGGGCGTATTCTTTCGTGCATGGGTTAGTGATCAGGCTGCCGCCCTTAAGCTTGGCGGCTGGACCCGCAATCTTGACGAAGGAAAAGTAGAAGTGCTGATGCAGGGCGATGAAACGAACATCGCTGAAATGCGGACAAGGCTTCTCGTTGGACCGCCTCTGTCACAGGTTAAAGATTTAAAATGTGAATGGATAGACTACGACACCGAGCACAAAGCATTTGAAATTCGCTGA